The Gemmatimonadaceae bacterium genome contains a region encoding:
- a CDS encoding sulfatase-like hydrolase/transferase codes for MSVRRAVALLALPMAAIAQTRPTTPPRPAVAAAAANVPNIIMLIVDDLGWQDLSVPLYRDTTAANRRYRTPAIEQLAAQGVAFTDAYAAAPDGVLTRAALLSGVANRIPAGGGPTPLLPRLLRTAGYRTIHVGKTDWGAGASAADATDAKALGFDESWPGARRADSLTADAIRAIDVARALQKPFFLYLAYDAVHHSGAGDGRFLDEVRGRTLDERDAEYASRIAGVDQSVREISRYLATTALTEQTLVVLLSDNGGLAASTRSGLRDLQNAPLRSGMGSAYEGGLRVPMIVRWPRVARAGLRASTPVVATDLFPTLLRAARVPNATQLAGGVKGQDLATTLANTKPVPFDRPLLWHNGAYSTKMLPGSEPFSAVRSGIWKLIYFYVGSRYELYDLSNDIGEGHEQSMKQPEIAARMSEVLRSALIEAKVPMPIDSAYGRPFGLPGRLLVPRP; via the coding sequence ATGAGCGTGCGACGCGCGGTCGCCCTGTTGGCCCTGCCCATGGCGGCGATCGCGCAGACGCGTCCCACCACACCGCCACGTCCGGCCGTTGCGGCGGCGGCGGCCAATGTGCCGAACATCATCATGCTGATCGTCGACGATCTCGGCTGGCAGGATCTGTCGGTGCCGCTGTATCGCGATACCACCGCCGCCAACCGTCGCTATCGCACCCCGGCCATCGAACAGTTGGCAGCACAAGGAGTCGCATTTACAGACGCCTACGCGGCCGCCCCTGATGGCGTGTTGACGCGCGCGGCGTTGCTCTCCGGTGTGGCGAACCGGATTCCCGCCGGTGGCGGCCCCACGCCGCTGCTGCCTCGTCTGCTGCGAACCGCCGGGTACCGCACCATTCATGTGGGCAAGACCGATTGGGGCGCCGGTGCGTCAGCGGCCGACGCGACCGACGCCAAGGCACTCGGGTTCGACGAGAGTTGGCCGGGCGCGCGGCGCGCCGATTCGCTCACGGCCGACGCCATTCGCGCCATTGATGTCGCGCGCGCGCTTCAGAAGCCGTTCTTTCTCTATCTGGCATACGACGCCGTGCATCATTCCGGCGCGGGCGACGGGCGATTTCTCGATGAGGTGCGCGGGCGAACGCTGGACGAGCGTGACGCCGAGTATGCATCACGCATTGCGGGCGTGGACCAGAGTGTACGTGAGATCTCGCGATATCTGGCCACGACTGCGCTGACAGAGCAGACGCTGGTGGTGCTGCTGTCGGACAATGGCGGATTGGCCGCCTCGACCCGCAGCGGGCTGCGCGATCTCCAGAATGCGCCGTTGCGCAGTGGCATGGGCTCGGCGTACGAAGGTGGACTGCGCGTGCCCATGATTGTCCGTTGGCCCCGGGTCGCGCGCGCGGGACTGCGCGCATCGACGCCGGTGGTCGCCACCGATCTGTTCCCCACGCTGCTGCGCGCGGCTCGCGTGCCCAACGCCACGCAGCTTGCCGGCGGCGTGAAGGGCCAGGATCTCGCGACCACACTGGCCAACACCAAGCCCGTCCCGTTCGACCGTCCCTTGTTGTGGCATAACGGAGCGTATTCGACGAAGATGTTGCCGGGCAGCGAACCGTTTTCCGCCGTACGCAGCGGTATCTGGAAACTCATCTACTTCTACGTCGGCAGCAGGTACGAGCTGTACGACCTGTCGAATGACATTGGCGAAGGACATGAGCAGTCCATGAAGCAACCGGAGATAGCGGCCAGAATGTCGGAGGTGCTGCGTAGCGCGCTCATCGAGGCCAAGGTGCCAATGCCCATTGACTCGGCGTACGGCCGGCCGTTTGGATTGCCGGGTCGGTTGTTGGTGCCGAGGCCGTAG
- a CDS encoding DUF1028 domain-containing protein: MPNSTISRRVFAGLVLTLTALPMTLGAQTTSGFTTTPQLPWPPIATFSILGYDPATGEVGGAVQSRVFSVGNGVLWAEAGVGVAATQAIVDVSYGPQAIALLRQGVKPADVIKRVWDADPDPRPADWTKFGRQFAVIDAQGNVAAYTGPKATEWAGDKQGKFCTAQGNILASAEVVSSMVKAFEDTEGHLSLRLLAALEAGQMAGGDKRGMQSAAMVIVKKDGGVWLHNDVVLRLQVDDNPEPIKELRRLVEKAAAQRRPARR, from the coding sequence ATGCCCAATTCTACCATATCCCGTCGCGTCTTTGCTGGCCTTGTCCTGACACTGACGGCACTGCCGATGACGCTTGGTGCGCAGACCACCAGCGGATTCACCACCACGCCCCAGTTGCCGTGGCCACCCATCGCCACGTTCTCCATTCTGGGCTACGACCCGGCCACCGGCGAGGTCGGCGGCGCGGTGCAGTCGCGCGTATTTTCGGTCGGAAACGGCGTCTTGTGGGCCGAGGCCGGCGTGGGTGTGGCCGCCACGCAGGCCATCGTGGACGTGAGTTACGGACCGCAAGCGATCGCCTTGCTGCGACAGGGCGTGAAGCCGGCCGACGTCATCAAGCGCGTGTGGGACGCCGATCCCGATCCGCGTCCCGCCGACTGGACCAAATTCGGTCGACAGTTCGCGGTGATTGACGCGCAGGGGAATGTGGCCGCCTACACAGGTCCCAAGGCCACCGAATGGGCTGGAGACAAGCAAGGAAAGTTCTGCACGGCCCAGGGCAATATTCTCGCCAGCGCCGAGGTGGTGAGTTCCATGGTGAAGGCCTTCGAAGACACTGAAGGACACTTGTCCCTGCGACTGTTGGCGGCGCTGGAAGCCGGACAGATGGCCGGTGGCGACAAGCGCGGCATGCAATCGGCCGCCATGGTGATCGTGAAGAAGGACGGCGGCGTGTGGCTGCACAACGATGTCGTGCTGCGGTTGCAGGTGGACGACAATCCAGAACCCATCAAGGAGCTGCGGCGCCTGGTGGAGAAAGCGGCAGCACAGCGCCGGCCGGCTCGCCGATGA
- a CDS encoding carbohydrate binding family 9 domain-containing protein, protein MNRRPSTAIVCAAALALSMFALPTRTARAQSATVPVIPTRDSTGASPRILFERGLKLDGLLTELAWLRTDSLTTFTQRDPRQGEAVTERTVVRFVGSPEGLWIGVWAFDREPQGIRRTQLRRDADFGADDHVSVMLSPTADKRTAFLFSINPNGALNDAEVLNFEGESREWDGIWDGRARITGDGWQAEILIPWQTLRYRPVDADAAADAWDINVRRYIRRKNESALWTAWKRTEGIRFLERAGSLIGFKEAKQVLEAGLPRRAIAEFRPYVVTTGALTERTVLDDGSLAATRARGLRGTAGLDAKLAPAPTLTLDLTANADFAQAEVDRQVVNLSRFSLFFPEQRPFFTEGAGIFDFGRRGETQLFYSRRVGLGADGAPIPLQGGARLTGRLGAQQVGLLTTHTGGNEPATAVVGRVKRDILGRGYVGAMATMNAPRGGPGSGAGGVDINLPYVIRDQNLVLLATAAMDGGATVGDPYYMRGIVDFPNDVADIALRIDRIGAGFNPDLGFVQQRGVVRTSWNTELTPRPDALGAVGRPFTAMHVRQFKFDVLSGNLVRTMGATGPLTGLSNGSISTSPLGLEFESGDEISIEFKREFDAPTEAFDLFDGAEVEAGRYAWNSTELQFQSSSARTIGVDASVARGGFYTGRSTELSASLRGRFAPHINVSLDYNRTAASLALPDSTVRFTAQTARVRLDVATSPRLSTTLFAQWDNESNRGAVNARVRWTSSPGSDLYVVWTSQWPTDLARGIPWRTPTRGTLVAKYVRYFRV, encoded by the coding sequence TTGAATCGCCGCCCCTCCACCGCCATCGTGTGCGCGGCGGCGCTGGCGTTGTCGATGTTCGCCCTGCCGACGCGCACCGCGCGTGCGCAAAGCGCCACCGTCCCGGTGATTCCGACGCGCGACAGTACTGGTGCGTCGCCGCGAATCCTGTTTGAGCGCGGGCTCAAGCTGGATGGATTGCTCACCGAGCTGGCGTGGCTGCGGACGGACAGCCTGACGACATTCACCCAGCGCGATCCGCGCCAGGGCGAGGCGGTCACGGAACGCACGGTCGTGCGATTTGTCGGATCGCCAGAAGGGTTGTGGATTGGGGTGTGGGCGTTCGATCGCGAGCCGCAAGGCATTCGCCGCACGCAACTGCGCCGTGACGCCGACTTCGGCGCCGACGATCACGTTTCCGTGATGCTCTCGCCTACGGCGGACAAGCGCACGGCTTTCCTGTTCAGTATCAATCCGAACGGTGCGCTCAATGATGCCGAAGTGCTCAACTTCGAGGGAGAATCGCGGGAGTGGGATGGCATTTGGGATGGCCGCGCCAGGATTACGGGCGACGGATGGCAGGCCGAGATTCTGATTCCCTGGCAGACGCTGCGCTATCGTCCCGTGGACGCCGACGCGGCGGCCGATGCGTGGGACATCAACGTGCGACGATACATCCGGCGCAAGAATGAATCCGCGCTCTGGACCGCCTGGAAGCGAACCGAGGGCATTCGCTTTCTTGAACGGGCCGGCAGTCTGATCGGATTCAAGGAGGCGAAGCAGGTGCTGGAAGCAGGGCTGCCGCGACGCGCGATCGCCGAGTTTCGACCGTATGTCGTGACGACAGGCGCCCTGACCGAACGCACCGTGCTCGATGACGGCTCACTCGCCGCCACGCGGGCACGCGGACTTCGTGGCACGGCGGGATTGGATGCGAAGTTGGCGCCCGCGCCCACGTTGACGCTCGACCTGACGGCCAACGCCGATTTTGCGCAGGCCGAAGTCGATCGGCAGGTGGTGAACCTGTCGCGATTCTCGCTCTTCTTTCCGGAGCAGCGTCCGTTCTTCACTGAAGGCGCGGGAATCTTCGACTTTGGTCGACGTGGCGAGACGCAACTGTTCTATAGTCGGCGTGTTGGGCTGGGTGCGGACGGTGCCCCGATCCCGCTGCAGGGCGGCGCACGTCTGACGGGCCGGCTCGGCGCGCAGCAAGTCGGGCTGCTGACCACGCACACCGGTGGGAACGAACCGGCTACGGCGGTTGTCGGACGGGTGAAGCGCGATATCCTGGGCCGTGGGTACGTCGGGGCGATGGCGACGATGAATGCACCACGTGGAGGACCGGGCAGCGGTGCCGGTGGTGTGGACATCAACCTCCCGTATGTCATTCGGGACCAGAATCTGGTGCTGCTGGCCACCGCCGCCATGGACGGCGGTGCCACCGTGGGCGACCCGTACTACATGCGCGGCATTGTCGATTTCCCGAACGACGTCGCGGACATCGCGTTGCGCATCGACCGCATCGGAGCCGGATTCAATCCCGACCTCGGCTTCGTGCAGCAGCGTGGCGTCGTGCGCACGTCGTGGAACACGGAGTTGACGCCGCGTCCGGACGCGCTGGGGGCGGTCGGGCGCCCATTCACCGCCATGCATGTGCGTCAGTTCAAGTTCGATGTGTTGAGCGGTAATCTGGTGCGCACAATGGGCGCCACCGGGCCGTTGACGGGTCTGTCCAATGGCTCGATCAGCACGTCGCCGTTGGGACTCGAATTCGAAAGCGGCGACGAGATCTCGATTGAATTCAAACGTGAGTTCGATGCGCCGACTGAGGCGTTCGATCTCTTTGATGGGGCAGAAGTCGAGGCGGGTCGCTATGCCTGGAATTCCACCGAACTCCAGTTCCAATCGTCCAGCGCCCGCACAATTGGCGTGGATGCCTCGGTGGCGCGCGGCGGATTCTACACTGGGCGCTCGACCGAATTGAGTGCTTCGCTGCGCGGCCGCTTCGCGCCGCACATCAACGTCAGCCTCGACTACAACCGCACGGCGGCATCGTTGGCATTGCCCGACAGCACGGTGCGATTCACCGCGCAGACCGCGCGCGTGAGACTGGACGTCGCCACCAGCCCGCGGCTCAGCACGACGCTGTTCGCGCAGTGGGACAATGAATCGAATCGCGGTGCGGTGAACGCGCGCGTGCGGTGGACGTCGTCGCCGGGCTCCGATCTGTACGTGGTGTGGACCAGTCAGTGGCCAACCGATCTCGCGCGCGGCATTCCCTGGCGGACACCGACCCGCGGCACACTGGTGGCCAAGTACGTGCGGTATTTCCGGGTGTAG
- a CDS encoding GNAT family N-acetyltransferase has product MSLQIRPATTDDLHAAVTLLRARDLPTDGFADLLRAHPQHVLLAELNGAVVGSAALDVHDNVALLRSVAVARDLAALGVGTRLVNDLIALARASDITTLYLLTTTAEQWFPKFGFTVIDRASVPPALAATVEFTSACPSSAVVMRCDL; this is encoded by the coding sequence ATGTCACTCCAGATTCGCCCGGCAACCACTGACGATCTGCATGCCGCCGTCACACTCCTTCGCGCGCGTGACTTGCCGACTGATGGCTTTGCCGACCTGCTGCGGGCACACCCGCAGCACGTGCTGCTGGCGGAACTGAATGGTGCCGTGGTGGGGTCGGCCGCATTGGACGTCCACGACAATGTCGCGCTGTTGCGATCAGTTGCGGTGGCGCGCGATCTGGCAGCGCTCGGTGTCGGCACGCGTTTGGTGAACGACTTGATTGCCCTGGCCCGCGCGAGCGACATCACCACACTGTACCTGCTGACCACGACAGCCGAACAATGGTTCCCCAAGTTCGGATTCACCGTCATCGATCGCGCCTCGGTGCCCCCCGCGCTGGCCGCTACGGTCGAGTTCACCTCGGCGTGTCCATCCAGTGCTGTGGTGATGCGATGCGACTTGTAG
- a CDS encoding VOC family protein: MIEPSAPAVAGSYGIAPPDHRLPDATQLGPVHLQIAELARSIAYYTDIIGLRVLDQHEGVARLGAQHDNRPLIVLHELPGARPVPPHGRLGLFHVAILLPDRASLGRFLTHLAERNEHAGMSDHFVSEALYLTDPDGLGLEIYADRPREQWQSRDRQLAMGTEPLDVRAVLAAADGVAWTGAPAGTTIGHVHLHVGDLAHASEFYHDTLGMDKMVWEYPGALFLAAGGYHHHLGTNTWARGADAAHANEARLMEWTIDVPSASDVQAVAASATKRQVAVRSDGDAIVLQDPWGTTVRVRPAVSA, translated from the coding sequence ATGATTGAGCCTTCTGCACCTGCCGTGGCCGGCTCGTACGGCATAGCGCCGCCGGACCATCGCCTCCCCGACGCGACACAACTGGGACCGGTGCATCTCCAAATTGCCGAACTGGCGCGCTCCATCGCCTACTACACCGATATCATCGGACTTCGTGTCCTCGACCAGCACGAAGGCGTCGCCCGGCTCGGCGCGCAGCACGACAATCGCCCCCTCATTGTGCTGCACGAACTGCCCGGCGCCCGCCCAGTGCCGCCGCACGGCCGCCTGGGACTATTCCATGTGGCCATCCTCCTCCCCGACCGCGCATCGCTGGGTCGGTTTCTCACGCATCTGGCCGAACGCAATGAACACGCGGGCATGTCCGATCACTTCGTGAGCGAGGCGCTCTATCTCACCGATCCGGATGGGTTGGGACTCGAGATTTACGCCGACCGTCCACGCGAGCAATGGCAGTCGCGCGATCGTCAACTGGCGATGGGCACTGAACCACTCGATGTGCGCGCCGTACTGGCGGCTGCCGATGGCGTGGCATGGACCGGTGCCCCCGCTGGCACGACGATCGGCCACGTGCATCTGCATGTGGGCGATCTGGCGCACGCGTCGGAGTTCTACCACGACACGTTGGGGATGGACAAGATGGTGTGGGAGTATCCCGGCGCACTGTTCCTTGCCGCCGGGGGCTATCACCATCATCTGGGCACCAACACGTGGGCACGCGGTGCCGACGCGGCGCACGCCAACGAAGCGCGTCTGATGGAGTGGACGATAGACGTCCCGTCGGCGTCCGATGTGCAGGCGGTCGCGGCCTCCGCAACCAAACGGCAGGTGGCCGTGCGGTCCGACGGCGACGCGATTGTGTTGCAGGATCCCTGGGGTACGACCGTGCGCGTGCGCCCTGCAGTGTCCGCGTGA
- a CDS encoding response regulator transcription factor gives MTTGQLTILIVDDEAPIRRALKHALTAQALLEPGVQDVTVRVVEAATAREGIDLAAAERPALVILDLGLPDKPGIDVCREIRKWLDAPILVLSARHQDTEKAALLDAGADDYVTKPFSTMELVARVRAQLRRARSASSTTPAVCAFGEWVVDVQRRRVERAGVLVRFTPTEFALLRAFVLHPRQTLTHRQLFAAGWGNAEGDAQQYLRVYVGHLRRKLEDDPVRPRFIHTEPGIGYRFEPDSLSHA, from the coding sequence ATGACCACCGGCCAGCTCACCATCCTCATCGTGGACGACGAAGCGCCCATTCGTCGCGCGCTCAAGCACGCCCTGACCGCACAAGCGCTGTTGGAGCCCGGCGTTCAGGACGTGACTGTTCGAGTGGTGGAGGCGGCCACGGCGCGTGAGGGAATCGATCTGGCGGCAGCCGAGCGGCCAGCGCTGGTGATTCTCGATCTCGGGCTGCCCGACAAGCCGGGCATTGACGTGTGTCGCGAGATTCGAAAATGGCTGGACGCGCCAATTCTTGTGCTGTCGGCTCGGCACCAGGACACCGAGAAGGCCGCGCTGTTGGATGCCGGTGCCGATGACTACGTGACCAAACCGTTCAGCACGATGGAACTGGTGGCGCGAGTGCGCGCGCAACTGCGCCGCGCTCGTTCGGCGTCGTCGACGACACCGGCCGTCTGCGCGTTCGGGGAGTGGGTGGTGGATGTGCAGCGGCGCCGAGTGGAGCGGGCGGGCGTGTTGGTACGGTTCACGCCCACCGAGTTTGCCTTGCTGCGCGCGTTCGTGCTGCATCCACGACAGACACTGACCCATCGGCAGTTGTTCGCCGCCGGGTGGGGAAACGCGGAAGGCGATGCACAACAGTACTTGCGGGTGTACGTGGGACATCTTCGGCGCAAGCTTGAGGACGATCCGGTGCGCCCGCGATTCATTCACACCGAGCCGGGGATCGGCTATCGGTTTGAACCCGATTCGTTGAGCCACGCGTGA